Proteins encoded together in one Diabrotica undecimpunctata isolate CICGRU chromosome 3, icDiaUnde3, whole genome shotgun sequence window:
- the LOC140436480 gene encoding rab-like protein 6, which produces MFSAIKRLTSKGENSANNVPTSRPSSHQAMSSSLQKKFARGVQYNMKIVIKGDRNVGKTCLFHRLQGKKFVEEYIPTDEIQVTSIQWNYKATDDIVKVEVWDVVDKGKKKKHFEGLKLENTQLEVEEEHALDAEFLDVYKGTNGVIMMLDLTKNWTFDYVQRELPKVPGHIPVIILSNHCDMSHHRSVTAEHVNYYIESIADTRSAQVRHSESSMRNGFGLKILHKFFNLPFLQLQRETLLKQLERNEMETTVTIQELDMYCSSDEANYGKFLENLVKKRREVADSNANIPQPQVKPPINVGGTDMKRSQSASIVIGAGKPIPYGNTALTVPKQPTPQISKSSSMSSGFVSKWGPENRVVDGIPDIKGLEISPIKSVEEFCPDNGQLGGFLDDVQINAQVEAKEEGDSGTDTDTGNPLVSELQEDFEEDLAFSKPIKHVKKVESPFTAPSKPLMKSDESKENEVDKSIPEDYDMKQTTDEFDSTINSEISELTSDAYDAWMGVDTKWRRSPEGGEDNSVVSQTLDYSNSTVYDDSNSMNSSNVHMELLSSKTSYPSNPSGHSDGDDAMSSGSLRKEKKEKDKSKTERKHKKKKDKDKEKHKDPDKKNKRRSRDEASHSHRDELEEFLNGTTSPPLEADYEAI; this is translated from the exons ATGTTTTCCGCAATAAAAAGGCTTACTAGTAAGGGTGAAAACTCCGCCAACAATGTGCCAACATCTCGACCCTCCAGCCATCAGGCTATGTCATCATCTTTACAGAAAAAATTTGCAAGAGGTGTACAATACAACA TGAAAATAGTGATAAAAGGTGACAGAAATGTTGGAAAAACCTGTCTATTCCACAGACTTCAAGGGAAAAAGTTTGTTGAAGAGTACATTCCTACAGACGAAATCCAAGTGACTTCTATCCAGTGGAACTACAAAGCTACCGATGATATAGTGAAAGTAGAAGTGTGGGATGTTGTAGAtaaaggaaaaaagaagaaacattttGAAGGGCTGAAATTGGAAAATACCCAGTTGGAAGTAGAAGAGGAACATGCATTAGATGCAGAGTTTTTAGATGTCTATAAAGGCACTAATGGG gtGATAATGATGTTAGATTTGACCAAAAATTGGACTTTTGATTATGTCCAAAGAGAGTTGCCAAAAGTTCCAGGCCACATACCAGTGATAATATTATCAAATCATTGTGATATGTCACACCATAGATCAGTTACTGCAGAACATGTAAATTATTATATAGAATCAATTGCTGA TACGCGCTCTGCCCAAGTACGCCACTCAGAATCGTCTATGCGTAACGGCTTCGGACTGAAAATCCTCCACAAATTTTTCAACCTACCTTTCCTGCAACTTCAAAGAGAAACCTTACTAAAACAATTGGAAAGAAACGAAATGGAAACGACAGTCACAATTCAAGAATTAGATATGTATTGCAGCTCGGACGAGGCAAATTACGGAAAGTTTTTGGAGAACTTGGTGAAAAAACGAAGGGAAGTTGCTGATTCCAACGCGAATATTCCTCAGCCGCAGGTCAAACCGCCAATTAACGTTGGAGGAACTGACATGAAGAGGTCACAAAGTGCTTCTATAGTTATTGGAGCAG GTAAACCAATTCCTTATGGCAATACAGCACTGACAGTTCCAAAACAGCCAACGCCTCAGATATCCAAAAGTTCCAGCATGAGTTCCGGTTTTGTTTCTAAATGGGGACCGGAAAATCGCGTTGTGGACGGCATTCCAGATATAAAAGGCTTAGAAATTAGTCCAATAAAGTCAGTTGAAGAATTCTGTCCGGATAACGGACAACTGGGCGGTTTTCTAGATGATGTGCAGATCAATGCGCAGGTTGAGGCTAAAGAAGAGGGAGACTCAGGAAC cGACACCGATACGGGAAATCCTCTAGTATCCGAATTGCAGGAAGATTTCGAAGAAGATCTAGCATTTTCAAAACCCATAAAGCACGTCAAGAAAGTCGAATCTCCCTTCACAGCGCCATCAAAACCTCTCATGAAATCAGACGAAAGCAAAGAGAATGAAGTAGACAAAAGCATTCCAGAGGATTATGATATGAAACAGACCACAGACGAGTTTGATTCCACGATTAACTCAGAAATATCCGAATTAACTTCAGACGCATACGATGCTTGGATGGGGGTTGATACTAAATGGAGGAGATCACCGGAAG gTGGTGAAGACAATTCGGTAGTTAGCCAAACGTTAGATTATAGCAACAGCACAGTCTACGATGATAGTAATAGTATGAATTCTTCCAATGTACACATGGAACTGCTCAGTTCAAAGACCAGCTATCCTTCAAATCCCAGTGGACATAGCGATGGAGATGATGCAATGTCGTCTGGATCGTTaaggaaagagaaaaaagaaaaagataaatctaag actgaaagaaaacacaaaaagaaaaaagacaagGATAAAGAAAAGCACAAAGATCCCGATAAGAAAAACAAAAGGCGCTCTCGCGACGAAGCTTCCCATTCGCACAGAGACGAACTAGAAGAATTCCTCAACGGTACTACGAGTCCACCCCTGGAAGCCGACTACGAAGCCATCTAG